The Desulfobulbaceae bacterium genome contains a region encoding:
- a CDS encoding GntR family transcriptional regulator, producing MVEPGMMNRLMVTKMVDIGAFLDGENLGRILLPLRAVPPDCLIGAMLDVFVHYDMEGRFVATTRKPLAFPGEFGYLKVVKLTPLGALLDWGLHHQLLVPTREQKQAMQEGRSYLVRVIHDPNSKRIIASSKVDQYLDQVPPNYGAEQEVDLLIGAHTDLGYKAIVNNSHWGVLYENEVFQPLKKGDRLSGFIKKVRDDQKIDLSLQPPGYAKVDSLTEKILDQLKRHDGFMAVNDKTPPELIYQWFGVSKKNFKKAIGALYKKKIIRLDKDGICLTS from the coding sequence ATGGTAGAACCAGGTATGATGAATCGGCTGATGGTGACCAAGATGGTCGATATCGGCGCTTTTCTTGATGGTGAAAATTTAGGGAGGATCTTGCTTCCGCTACGGGCAGTTCCGCCCGATTGCCTGATAGGGGCCATGCTTGATGTGTTTGTTCATTATGACATGGAGGGTCGGTTTGTCGCCACAACTCGTAAGCCTTTGGCTTTTCCTGGAGAATTCGGGTACCTGAAAGTTGTCAAACTTACCCCTCTCGGCGCTCTATTGGATTGGGGGCTTCATCATCAGCTGCTCGTGCCTACTAGGGAACAGAAACAGGCGATGCAGGAGGGGAGATCCTATTTGGTGCGAGTTATCCATGACCCTAACAGTAAGCGCATTATTGCCTCGTCCAAAGTTGATCAGTATCTGGATCAAGTTCCTCCGAATTATGGCGCGGAACAGGAGGTCGATCTTTTGATTGGCGCTCATACCGACCTGGGATACAAGGCTATCGTCAATAACTCTCACTGGGGTGTGCTCTACGAAAATGAGGTGTTTCAGCCGCTGAAAAAGGGGGATCGGTTATCGGGTTTTATTAAAAAAGTTCGGGATGATCAGAAAATCGATTTGAGTCTACAGCCTCCCGGTTATGCTAAGGTAGACAGCCTGACGGAAAAGATACTTGACCAATTGAAACGACATGACGGATTTATGGCTGTCAATGATAAAACTCCACCTGAACTTATCTATCAATGGTTCGGTGTCAGCAAGAAAAATTTTAAAAAGGCGATTGGCGCTCTGTACAAGAAAAAGATTATTCGGCTGGACAAAGACGGTATTTGCCTGACATCATGA
- a CDS encoding PilZ domain-containing protein — protein MKQANERRCQPRYRLGEGAIAVSANNPGHIQNISMGGLSFVYLHSEEQVVAGDCVDILDGQNDFFMEAIPCRTVSEKLLINESSFSMIRMVQRSLEFGQLSKAQKVQLEAYIVQHSTAYA, from the coding sequence ATGAAGCAAGCAAATGAACGGCGGTGTCAACCGCGATATCGATTAGGAGAGGGTGCCATTGCTGTGTCCGCAAACAACCCGGGACATATTCAGAATATCAGTATGGGTGGACTGTCATTTGTTTATTTGCATAGCGAGGAACAAGTTGTTGCGGGGGATTGTGTTGATATCCTGGATGGACAGAATGATTTTTTTATGGAGGCTATTCCATGCCGTACCGTGTCTGAAAAATTGCTGATTAATGAATCCTCATTCAGCATGATCAGAATGGTGCAGCGTTCTTTGGAGTTTGGCCAATTGAGCAAGGCACAAAAGGTCCAACTTGAGGCTTATATTGTTCAGCATTCCACCGCATATGCTTAG
- a CDS encoding DUF748 domain-containing protein has product MKKQNSQHDPFGDISIDRPSSPINTTAGRTVRSPRQPHFSRQAIPPKAKVPFPVSLVLTLLSISAIGYLSCGYFVLPYLIKTLGAQAIARGLGRPITIGQVNFDPLRLKLTLINGIVGPLLSAPNDKVDPILSFSKMTINLETSSLFHRAIICQELSIDQPFFHLVQGIDNKYNASSLVPPTATENHRLLTWLISRAAQRYSINNIELTRGEIRYEVLTTNKSHRLEEVTLTLPAIENINYHSGTLQPQFSARINGTPIAMTGQTPLSPQGPTTSRMSLKMANLDLETYKDHLPPQLGLQTLKGQADLDLDVLYDGSQSEKIRVLGEISLRSFQGENPQGKLTIDSGRISGWFAPVSKQFHANAITLAHPVWHRPADKAFPWRHLAAALIQTNPRQLGTMPVTLLQITNGEIFAHPDSPLSPATNWKGLDASINTAHPPDGPEQAFFSLNARTETGSRLSLQGSASGAPFTAKGLMILNTIDIATIQDLWQIIGPSLPITAGTIDQTQTNFAVTLGPNQEPILHLDPLAIQARNILVELNGQTLEVPVWHSDQGSFNPDEPTLHLGKVRLQQAKIVCRRSSATASWQTPLTDPDIQATPPPDIDLNGLEITNSSLVIENQGPPDISLRLERFDLQLDQIDRARPNTVTAAAMLDDKYPVQAAGTFTLAPFNATLNLQTTEVPLTVFQPLFNHYLTVPASGALSVDGTLSLPALNYTGNWSITELASPPISCRKIIGEETVFSLRPLSVAINRLTLQGPSLQVTANENGMPTLPPLIQPGWQPGTTPDEATVSIKSITLSEGTLIYDFPGPPGLTLTLNKIDGDLSDYIVAKDQIIPFTFTGKMENSAQFEAEGTISPFATQPAMTLATEIIGLPLSSLAAVIEPHWGFTIKDGTLDFENDMTYENTLIHDVSHLTFNGLKLSNPLSSQAIKAIGSTWETLPLIQALLQDTDGAIALTIPIDGRTDTGFTYLEGIKAFLNQLLLKATVSPVSILGNTQKTIPETISFKPGSDQLTPTMKERLPALALYLSEHPLIAIILTGSTDPADQKALLQLNKNTGKGSPSHESLQQLARQRTQAVSDFLTSNGVLTGQIERTTIETTTQKKTARPNRGVAISVTMAK; this is encoded by the coding sequence ATGAAAAAACAAAACAGCCAACATGACCCTTTTGGCGACATATCCATCGACAGGCCGTCATCTCCAATCAACACTACCGCTGGCCGAACGGTACGATCACCGCGCCAACCCCATTTTTCACGACAGGCAATCCCTCCCAAAGCCAAGGTACCCTTCCCAGTCTCCTTAGTTCTCACTCTGCTTAGTATCAGCGCCATCGGCTATCTATCCTGCGGCTACTTTGTGCTCCCCTACCTGATCAAGACTCTCGGCGCACAAGCCATCGCCCGTGGCCTTGGCCGACCAATCACTATCGGTCAAGTGAACTTCGATCCGCTACGCCTTAAGCTTACCCTGATAAATGGCATTGTCGGTCCACTCCTCTCAGCCCCTAACGACAAAGTCGACCCCATCCTTTCATTCTCCAAGATGACCATTAATCTGGAAACAAGCTCTCTGTTCCACCGAGCCATCATCTGCCAAGAGTTGAGTATTGACCAGCCATTCTTCCACCTGGTTCAAGGCATTGACAACAAATACAATGCTTCTTCTCTCGTGCCGCCCACTGCCACAGAGAATCATCGCCTCTTGACCTGGCTCATCAGCAGAGCCGCCCAACGTTACTCAATCAACAATATCGAACTCACCAGAGGAGAGATCCGTTACGAGGTCCTGACAACGAATAAAAGTCACCGTCTGGAAGAAGTCACCCTGACCCTGCCGGCAATTGAGAATATCAATTATCACAGCGGCACTCTGCAGCCTCAATTTTCCGCCCGGATCAATGGCACCCCCATAGCTATGACCGGGCAAACGCCCCTGTCGCCACAGGGACCGACAACATCCCGCATGAGCCTAAAAATGGCCAACCTCGACCTGGAAACATACAAGGATCACCTGCCGCCACAACTTGGACTGCAAACATTGAAGGGACAGGCTGATCTTGACCTTGACGTGCTCTACGATGGTTCTCAATCAGAAAAAATTCGGGTCCTCGGAGAAATCTCCCTTCGCTCGTTCCAGGGCGAAAACCCTCAAGGAAAACTGACCATTGACTCCGGTCGCATCAGTGGCTGGTTCGCGCCGGTGAGCAAACAATTTCATGCCAATGCAATCACCCTCGCTCATCCTGTCTGGCATCGACCGGCTGACAAGGCATTTCCTTGGCGCCATCTGGCTGCGGCCCTCATCCAAACCAACCCCAGGCAGCTCGGCACCATGCCCGTTACCCTCCTCCAGATCACCAACGGAGAGATCTTCGCCCACCCCGACTCACCACTCAGTCCGGCCACAAACTGGAAAGGCCTTGACGCGTCGATCAATACCGCGCACCCTCCAGACGGCCCGGAACAGGCCTTCTTCTCCCTTAATGCCCGGACAGAAACAGGTTCTCGCCTCAGCCTCCAGGGCAGTGCCAGCGGGGCCCCATTTACCGCCAAAGGACTAATGATTCTCAACACTATCGATATCGCCACCATCCAGGACCTTTGGCAGATAATCGGACCTTCCCTGCCGATAACCGCTGGCACAATAGATCAGACGCAAACCAATTTTGCCGTCACCCTGGGACCAAACCAAGAACCAATCCTGCATCTTGACCCCTTGGCGATTCAGGCCAGAAATATCCTAGTTGAACTCAATGGCCAAACGCTTGAGGTCCCTGTCTGGCATAGTGATCAAGGATCATTCAACCCCGACGAACCAACGCTCCACCTTGGCAAAGTCCGCCTACAGCAAGCCAAGATCGTCTGCAGGAGGAGCAGCGCCACCGCCTCCTGGCAGACACCGCTTACCGATCCTGACATCCAGGCCACACCACCGCCGGATATCGACCTAAATGGGCTGGAGATTACCAACAGCAGCCTTGTGATCGAAAATCAAGGCCCACCAGATATAAGCCTGCGCCTGGAGCGATTCGACCTGCAATTGGACCAGATTGATCGCGCACGCCCCAACACCGTGACCGCCGCCGCCATGCTGGATGACAAATACCCAGTCCAGGCCGCAGGCACCTTTACGCTCGCTCCCTTCAACGCCACTCTCAACCTGCAAACAACAGAAGTGCCCCTGACCGTTTTCCAACCGCTCTTTAATCACTATTTAACCGTGCCAGCAAGCGGGGCCCTGAGCGTTGACGGCACCCTGTCGCTTCCGGCGTTAAACTACACTGGAAATTGGTCCATTACCGAACTTGCCTCCCCCCCTATCAGTTGCCGCAAGATTATCGGAGAAGAAACTGTTTTCAGCCTTCGACCCCTCTCAGTCGCAATTAACCGGCTTACCCTCCAAGGGCCATCCCTCCAGGTAACCGCAAACGAGAATGGCATGCCCACGCTGCCGCCTCTCATCCAGCCGGGATGGCAGCCCGGAACAACCCCCGACGAAGCAACCGTCTCTATCAAATCCATCACCCTGAGCGAAGGGACCCTGATCTATGATTTTCCCGGCCCCCCGGGACTGACCCTCACCCTCAACAAAATTGATGGCGACCTCTCCGATTATATCGTGGCCAAGGACCAGATTATCCCCTTTACCTTCACCGGCAAGATGGAAAACTCTGCCCAATTCGAGGCTGAAGGAACTATCAGCCCCTTTGCAACCCAGCCGGCGATGACACTCGCCACTGAGATCATAGGACTTCCACTCTCATCACTTGCAGCAGTTATTGAACCACATTGGGGATTTACTATTAAGGATGGAACGCTGGACTTCGAAAACGATATGACCTATGAGAATACCTTAATTCACGACGTGAGCCATCTGACATTCAATGGACTCAAACTGAGCAATCCTCTGTCCTCCCAGGCAATCAAGGCGATTGGCTCCACCTGGGAGACTCTGCCTCTGATCCAGGCGCTACTCCAAGATACCGATGGCGCTATTGCCCTGACCATTCCGATCGATGGCCGAACCGACACAGGATTCACCTACCTTGAAGGGATCAAGGCATTCCTCAACCAACTCCTGCTCAAGGCTACCGTCTCCCCGGTCTCCATTCTCGGAAATACGCAGAAAACAATCCCCGAAACGATCTCTTTTAAGCCAGGATCGGACCAATTAACTCCGACAATGAAGGAACGGCTCCCCGCCCTCGCTCTCTATCTCTCAGAACACCCGTTGATCGCAATAATTCTTACGGGATCTACCGATCCAGCCGACCAGAAGGCCTTGCTCCAGCTTAACAAGAACACAGGAAAAGGATCGCCTTCCCACGAATCCTTGCAGCAACTCGCACGTCAACGAACTCAAGCTGTAAGCGACTTTTTGACATCTAACGGCGTGCTAACAGGGCAAATCGAACGAACAACCATAGAAACAACCACTCAGAAAAAAACCGCTCGGCCAAACCGCGGGGTTGCAATCAGCGTGACTATGGCAAAATAA
- a CDS encoding 1-acyl-sn-glycerol-3-phosphate acyltransferase encodes MIMKTLHYLRAILVLLVTPASTLALSISALILGSCTRSPAVWVQALAKRWGRLICSLAGARVSVEGRENLVQAGPYIFAANHQSQFDIFALQGYLGCDFRWMAKKELFAVPIFGAAMRSAGYISVDRSRGRQAMQSLIEAARRIADGTSVVIFPEGTRSRDDQLQDFKSGAMVLAIKAGVPIVPVAIIGTHQILPKGKLLARSGQVLIKIGQPIDTTKFSGSDKQALALRLQQAVADLIAG; translated from the coding sequence ATGATTATGAAAACACTTCACTATTTACGGGCCATCCTGGTGCTGCTTGTCACCCCGGCATCGACATTGGCGCTGAGCATATCGGCCTTGATTCTGGGTTCTTGTACTCGAAGTCCTGCTGTCTGGGTTCAGGCGCTGGCCAAGAGATGGGGCCGTCTTATCTGCTCTCTTGCCGGGGCACGAGTGTCGGTTGAGGGGCGGGAGAATCTTGTTCAGGCCGGACCCTATATTTTTGCCGCTAACCATCAGAGTCAGTTCGATATCTTTGCTCTGCAGGGGTATCTGGGGTGTGATTTTCGGTGGATGGCCAAAAAAGAGTTGTTCGCTGTTCCTATCTTTGGCGCAGCGATGAGGTCGGCAGGTTATATCTCGGTGGATCGTTCCCGGGGGCGTCAGGCCATGCAGAGTTTAATCGAGGCAGCCAGAAGGATTGCCGATGGGACATCGGTGGTGATCTTTCCTGAAGGGACCAGGAGTCGTGACGATCAGCTTCAGGATTTCAAGAGCGGGGCGATGGTGTTGGCGATCAAAGCGGGGGTGCCTATTGTGCCTGTGGCTATTATCGGAACCCATCAGATTTTACCCAAAGGAAAATTGCTGGCCCGGTCGGGACAGGTTCTGATCAAGATTGGTCAGCCCATAGACACGACAAAATTCTCCGGATCAGATAAACAGGCGCTTGCCCTCCGTCTGCAACAGGCGGTAGCCGACCTCATTGCAGGGTAA
- a CDS encoding type III pantothenate kinase — protein MLLAIDIGNSHTVIGIFNNNDISHHWRIQTNRQHTADEIAIIVHSLFAMSKFSAGSIRGLILASVVPQLNSAWLTFSRTLTADPILVDHHTATGIPIMIDTPAEVGADRIVNAVAGFHRYQQAMIIVDFGTAITFDCISAHGEYLGGAIAPGMGIAIEALGSKTAKLPRVDINIPPPQPIGTNTVSAIQSGILYGYGGLVEGLIQRLKTSFSPQIPKVIATGGMAKLIAPYASSLEEIEPNLTLEGLRLIYERCHE, from the coding sequence ATGCTTCTTGCCATCGATATTGGTAACAGCCATACCGTCATCGGTATCTTTAACAACAATGACATCAGTCATCACTGGAGAATTCAGACCAACCGCCAGCACACCGCCGACGAAATCGCCATTATCGTCCACAGTCTCTTTGCCATGAGCAAGTTTTCCGCGGGCAGCATCCGTGGCCTCATCCTCGCAAGCGTTGTGCCCCAGTTGAATAGCGCCTGGCTCACCTTTTCGCGGACGTTAACAGCAGACCCAATCTTGGTGGATCACCACACAGCAACCGGTATCCCAATCATGATCGACACCCCGGCCGAAGTCGGGGCAGATCGGATTGTCAATGCTGTAGCTGGATTTCACCGTTATCAACAGGCCATGATCATCGTCGATTTCGGCACAGCCATCACCTTTGACTGCATCTCAGCTCACGGGGAATACCTGGGCGGCGCCATTGCTCCCGGCATGGGCATCGCCATTGAGGCGCTCGGCAGCAAAACGGCCAAATTACCCAGAGTCGATATCAATATCCCGCCACCACAACCCATTGGCACCAATACTGTCTCCGCCATCCAATCCGGTATCCTCTATGGTTATGGCGGCTTAGTGGAAGGGCTGATCCAACGGCTCAAGACCTCCTTCTCACCTCAGATCCCCAAGGTTATCGCCACCGGCGGCATGGCAAAACTGATCGCCCCTTATGCCTCGTCGCTTGAAGAGATCGAACCAAACCTCACCCTGGAAGGACTTCGCCTGATCTATGAGCGCTGCCATGAGTAA
- a CDS encoding cation transporter — protein MLRDERFNKAGRVIKVGLWANALLMVMKLLAGYFGKSEAVFADGVESACDSVAIMSTLVALHIGRKPSDDDHPYGHGKAESIAAILVALLIFATGGGILYSAVRTVMTGVYQEPRMIAVIAAMVTIVTKEALHRVSQNVGDELGSPAVLAIAKDHHKDAVTSVATMIGVTSAFFGFKIMDPLAAGLTAFFIFHIGYESFMTAAHELMDGQPSEELNTTITVLAEEVEGVDHVHEIRCRRSGQYIIVDLKLDMDPQMTVKRSHSIACEVKQRIFERFSEVGDVMIHINPHDEDHVDLIRL, from the coding sequence GTGCTGAGGGATGAGCGTTTCAATAAAGCGGGTCGAGTCATCAAGGTAGGGTTGTGGGCTAACGCGTTGCTGATGGTGATGAAACTTCTGGCCGGTTATTTTGGCAAGTCGGAGGCGGTTTTTGCCGATGGAGTCGAGAGCGCCTGTGATTCGGTGGCGATTATGTCAACGCTTGTTGCGCTTCATATTGGCCGTAAACCTTCTGATGATGACCATCCTTATGGCCACGGCAAGGCGGAGAGCATCGCTGCGATTCTTGTGGCTCTGCTTATTTTCGCTACGGGGGGGGGGATTCTTTATAGTGCGGTACGCACGGTCATGACCGGCGTTTATCAGGAGCCGAGGATGATCGCCGTGATCGCCGCTATGGTGACGATTGTTACCAAAGAGGCTCTGCACCGTGTTTCACAGAATGTTGGAGACGAGCTGGGGAGTCCGGCAGTGCTGGCCATTGCCAAAGATCACCACAAAGATGCAGTTACCTCGGTGGCTACTATGATTGGTGTTACCAGCGCTTTTTTTGGATTTAAGATTATGGATCCCTTGGCGGCAGGACTTACGGCCTTTTTTATTTTTCATATCGGTTATGAGTCCTTCATGACAGCCGCCCATGAGCTGATGGACGGTCAGCCCTCCGAAGAGTTGAACACCACGATTACGGTGTTAGCCGAAGAGGTGGAGGGGGTCGATCATGTCCATGAAATTCGTTGCCGCCGCTCAGGGCAGTATATCATTGTCGATTTGAAGCTGGACATGGACCCTCAGATGACGGTGAAGCGTTCTCACTCGATTGCATGTGAAGTGAAACAACGAATTTTTGAGCGATTTTCCGAGGTGGGCGATGTCATGATTCACATCAATCCCCACGATGAGGATCATGTGGATTTGATCAGGCTATAG
- a CDS encoding AI-2E family transporter, with protein sequence MVRQRGKRKKEIAVSEVEGQGDAGMNMGHYFLLFLLVVVLGACVKVVADYAHALILAIILAIVFAPVHQVILRLTRGRRHVAALFSCLVLTLVVVLPLIFVGVSLIHQGVDSFNAIHAWVNAGEYQKLFALPLVIKVWAVIMPYLPDMSKIASQLGGDPQPINQTVLDVTSLVGKFLVSQGGGIMGNFTAFIGHFFLLLFAFFFMIRDGEIIVRHLQHLIPMSSTHEKKILAKVHDVSRSVLLGTFLTALAQGAAGGVAFWITGLPGLFWGSMMAFAALIPFVGTALIWVPAAGYLVVLGRWEAAAFMAGWCVLVVGLLDNLIRPLFMKGAANMSPMLIFFALIGGINSFGLIGLLYGPLLFGLALVLLYIYEIEFEPFLAHQDRS encoded by the coding sequence ATGGTACGGCAACGAGGTAAGCGGAAAAAGGAGATTGCTGTGTCTGAGGTTGAAGGGCAGGGGGATGCTGGGATGAACATGGGGCATTATTTTCTCCTTTTTCTGCTCGTCGTGGTCCTTGGGGCTTGCGTTAAGGTGGTAGCCGATTATGCCCATGCCCTTATTCTTGCTATTATTCTCGCTATTGTCTTTGCCCCGGTTCATCAAGTTATCCTCCGCCTGACCAGAGGGAGGCGGCATGTTGCCGCTCTCTTTTCATGTCTTGTCTTGACGCTGGTTGTGGTTTTGCCCCTCATCTTTGTCGGTGTCTCGCTGATCCATCAGGGCGTTGACTCCTTTAACGCTATTCATGCCTGGGTCAATGCCGGAGAGTATCAGAAACTCTTTGCCCTGCCGTTGGTGATCAAGGTATGGGCTGTCATTATGCCTTATTTGCCCGATATGTCTAAGATTGCTTCGCAACTGGGGGGAGACCCTCAGCCTATCAATCAGACGGTACTTGATGTTACGTCGCTGGTCGGGAAGTTTCTGGTCAGTCAAGGGGGCGGGATTATGGGCAATTTCACCGCTTTTATCGGACATTTTTTTCTCCTGCTCTTCGCCTTTTTTTTCATGATCCGAGACGGGGAGATTATTGTCAGGCATCTTCAGCACTTGATCCCAATGTCCTCCACCCATGAGAAGAAGATTCTTGCCAAGGTGCATGATGTTTCCCGCTCAGTGCTTTTGGGGACTTTTCTGACGGCCTTGGCCCAAGGAGCCGCAGGGGGGGTGGCCTTCTGGATTACCGGGTTGCCGGGATTGTTCTGGGGGAGCATGATGGCATTCGCTGCTCTTATTCCCTTTGTGGGCACGGCGTTGATTTGGGTGCCTGCGGCGGGGTATCTTGTGGTCCTTGGCCGGTGGGAGGCAGCTGCCTTTATGGCGGGTTGGTGCGTATTGGTGGTGGGGTTGCTCGATAATCTGATCCGTCCCCTGTTTATGAAGGGCGCGGCTAATATGAGTCCGATGTTGATCTTTTTCGCTCTGATTGGCGGTATCAACAGTTTTGGCTTGATTGGACTGCTCTACGGGCCATTGCTGTTTGGTTTGGCTTTGGTGTTGCTCTATATCTATGAGATTGAATTTGAGCCGTTTTTGGCCCATCAAGATCGTAGTTGA
- a CDS encoding PilZ domain-containing protein: MKKLFTNNPTEIAEEINSLITNKGALVCAKGGTSDKMKKLPLVAKSKSSAGDLMVILHPDHPCDSDKCSFYYATAGAPLRYFEAARVKKAKQFLGLQYPTEIYNVFRRKSPRVQTARKSTITFSILHKQRVYSGKVVDISLNGAQLSIDLPAQLSTGDTLCALSFILCSRLLADYEETITLAEAKIVWIQTEEERNHTLGINFEPDDNARDALENYINLRKIEDPKDFAT; the protein is encoded by the coding sequence ATGAAAAAGTTATTCACCAATAACCCCACCGAGATCGCGGAAGAGATAAACTCGCTGATTACCAATAAGGGCGCGCTGGTGTGCGCCAAGGGGGGAACCTCCGACAAGATGAAAAAATTGCCTTTGGTGGCAAAAAGTAAATCCAGCGCCGGAGACCTTATGGTCATACTCCACCCCGATCATCCATGCGACTCTGATAAGTGCTCATTTTACTACGCCACCGCTGGGGCTCCTTTACGATACTTTGAGGCAGCACGAGTCAAAAAGGCCAAACAATTTCTTGGACTGCAGTATCCCACAGAAATTTACAATGTTTTCCGAAGAAAATCTCCCCGAGTCCAGACAGCCCGCAAGTCCACGATCACTTTCTCCATCCTCCACAAACAGCGGGTCTACAGCGGCAAAGTAGTCGACATCTCCCTGAATGGCGCTCAATTATCAATTGATCTTCCAGCGCAACTTTCAACAGGAGACACGCTCTGCGCCCTCTCTTTCATCCTCTGTTCCCGATTGCTCGCCGATTACGAAGAGACAATCACCCTCGCGGAAGCCAAGATAGTTTGGATTCAAACCGAAGAAGAACGAAACCACACCCTGGGAATCAATTTTGAACCGGATGACAATGCCCGCGATGCCTTAGAAAATTATATCAATTTACGAAAAATTGAAGATCCCAAAGATTTTGCGACATGA
- the thiD gene encoding bifunctional hydroxymethylpyrimidine kinase/phosphomethylpyrimidine kinase, translated as MTHQQTRAILTIAGSDPSGGAGIQADLKTFTVLSTYGCAVITSLTVQNTLGVLDCHPLAPELVHQQIAAVLDDMTVSHIKIGMIGSDDIGSAICHALQGFTGEVIYDPVIYSSVGQPIRTTDTLEGVHQLAARATALTPNLQELGLLTGQNIGSTTEALVAGKKLLAVFPKLKAVAIKGGHLNPDLNQVTDTLLLAGDDQPLFRSHPRIISRNTHGTGCTFASALAAFHQHSGDYSEAFQRSIDFLNFLLAASVDYRLGHGNGGLCHHLYRHNE; from the coding sequence ATGACCCACCAACAAACCAGGGCCATCCTCACCATTGCCGGATCCGATCCCTCTGGCGGGGCTGGCATCCAGGCCGACCTCAAGACTTTCACCGTCCTCAGCACCTATGGCTGCGCCGTCATTACCAGTCTCACAGTCCAGAACACCTTGGGTGTTCTGGACTGTCATCCACTCGCCCCGGAACTGGTCCATCAACAGATTGCCGCCGTCCTTGACGACATGACCGTGAGCCATATCAAAATCGGCATGATCGGCTCGGATGATATCGGCTCGGCCATCTGTCACGCGCTTCAAGGCTTTACCGGTGAGGTAATCTACGACCCTGTTATCTACTCCAGCGTCGGTCAACCAATACGGACCACCGACACCCTGGAAGGAGTTCATCAGCTTGCTGCGCGAGCCACGGCCCTGACCCCCAACCTCCAAGAATTAGGACTCCTCACTGGCCAGAACATCGGTTCCACCACAGAGGCGCTGGTGGCCGGGAAGAAGCTCCTGGCCGTATTTCCAAAACTGAAAGCCGTGGCAATCAAGGGCGGCCATCTTAATCCCGATCTGAACCAAGTAACAGACACCCTGCTTCTCGCCGGAGACGATCAACCTCTCTTCCGCTCTCATCCACGGATTATCAGCCGCAACACCCACGGAACCGGATGCACCTTCGCCTCGGCCTTGGCCGCCTTCCACCAGCATAGCGGTGATTACAGTGAGGCTTTTCAGCGCAGCATCGATTTTCTCAACTTCCTACTTGCTGCAAGCGTCGACTATCGCTTAGGGCACGGCAATGGTGGCCTCTGCCATCATCTCTATCGACACAATGAATAA
- a CDS encoding peptidylprolyl isomerase yields the protein MKVKTGDTVVVLYDGLLDNGELFESSEASGPLEFTVGDGSVMAAFDAQVIGMGEGEIKTFRLPPDEAHGPSNPELIHTVDRAVLPGQESLSVGMILGLTIDHEGKKEQVPATVTSVTDNMVTVDFNHPLAGQPLNYQVTVQSIRPAVDK from the coding sequence ATGAAGGTAAAAACCGGCGACACCGTTGTGGTTCTCTATGACGGACTACTAGACAACGGCGAACTATTTGAATCCTCTGAGGCCAGCGGTCCTCTCGAATTTACCGTGGGCGATGGAAGCGTAATGGCGGCTTTCGACGCCCAGGTCATTGGCATGGGCGAGGGAGAGATCAAGACCTTCCGCCTTCCGCCTGATGAAGCCCACGGCCCGAGCAACCCCGAGCTGATCCATACTGTAGACCGTGCTGTCCTGCCCGGCCAGGAATCACTCAGCGTCGGCATGATCCTTGGCCTGACCATTGACCACGAAGGGAAAAAGGAACAGGTCCCAGCCACTGTAACATCGGTGACTGACAACATGGTTACAGTCGATTTCAATCACCCGCTGGCCGGGCAACCGCTTAACTACCAAGTCACTGTGCAATCGATCCGCCCCGCTGTCGACAAATGA
- a CDS encoding RNA polymerase II-associated protein: MDLVCDKYKQTLEADDAYCRHPTEYCKFRTACLINFVSKENKAKAAMVAVVPEKSSEQEV; encoded by the coding sequence GTGGATCTTGTTTGCGATAAGTATAAGCAAACGTTGGAGGCAGACGACGCCTATTGTCGTCATCCTACCGAATATTGTAAATTCAGGACGGCCTGTCTGATCAATTTCGTGTCTAAGGAGAACAAGGCCAAAGCCGCAATGGTGGCTGTTGTTCCAGAGAAGAGCAGTGAGCAGGAAGTTTAA